A part of Lutra lutra chromosome 2, mLutLut1.2, whole genome shotgun sequence genomic DNA contains:
- the LOC125094229 gene encoding NADH dehydrogenase [ubiquinone] 1 alpha subcomplex subunit 2-like — protein sequence MAAEAASHGIGAKLGLCEIHLHLCQHSPGSQGVREFIEKHYVELKKANPGLPILIRECSDVQPKLWARYAFAQEKNVSLNNFSADQVTRAVENVLSGKA from the coding sequence ATGGCGGCTGAAGCAGCGAGTCACGGGATTGGGGCCAAACTTGGCCTCTGTGAGATTCACCTCCACTTGTGCCAGCACTCACCCGGAAGCCAGGGCGTCAGGGAATTCATCGAGAAACACTATGTGGAGCTGAAGAAGGCGAACCCCGGTCTGCCCATCCTAATCCGCGAGTGTTCTGATGTGCAGCCCAAACTATGGGCCCGCTACGCATTTGCACAAGAGAAGAATGTCTCTTTGAACAACTTCAGTGCTGATCAGGTAACCAGAGCCGTGGAGAATGTGCTAAGTGGCAAAGCCTGA